One window of Candidatus Margulisiibacteriota bacterium genomic DNA carries:
- the gcvH gene encoding glycine cleavage system protein GcvH, translating into MSLILENLYYSDEHEWVKVDGKNAVVGITDYAEDALGDVVFVELPQVGEDFAQMDQVGVIESVKTVSNIYIPVSGRITEINEAVVENPALVNSSPYDEGWLFKIEMYEPAELEDLKSSEEYEEMISEEE; encoded by the coding sequence ATGAGCTTGATACTCGAAAATCTCTATTATTCCGATGAACATGAATGGGTAAAAGTAGATGGAAAAAACGCAGTTGTAGGAATTACAGATTACGCGGAAGATGCTTTGGGTGATGTGGTCTTTGTGGAACTGCCACAGGTAGGTGAAGATTTCGCTCAGATGGACCAGGTGGGGGTTATTGAATCCGTTAAGACAGTCAGCAATATCTATATTCCGGTCAGCGGCCGAATTACAGAAATAAACGAAGCTGTTGTTGAAAATCCTGCATTGGTCAATTCTTCTCCCTATGATGAAGGCTGGTTATTTAAAATTGAAATGTACGAACCTGCCGAACTTGAAGATCTGAAATCTTCAGAAGAATATGAGGAAATGATTAGCGAAGAAGAGTAA